The Euphorbia lathyris chromosome 3, ddEupLath1.1, whole genome shotgun sequence genome contains a region encoding:
- the LOC136223015 gene encoding ribosome-inactivating protein cucurmosin-like produces the protein MKQWFVLATWLFFTLVIASSQNYPTVRFTTHLYTTGSYQNFITSLRNNLRSVTQSHGIPVLRKPSQVTSQNKFLLVELINYDSKRSITLALYVVDVYVIGYKSEGNSFFLKDSPKGSEDLLFAGKEKVRLQLDSTYAKLGDRSKIPLGIGALATAIDTLHNFDGRNVNDAFRHSLVVVAEMVAEATRFKFIEEYIKNNLEYGYTPKGDTISYENQWNSLSEQIQKSGSDGKFKTKVRVQNEDYSIKYVSSVAEVKPDIAMLLYKGTGETLGEAISDEEGLQVL, from the coding sequence ATGAAGCAGTGGTTTGTGCTGGCAACATGGTTATTCTTCACTTTGGTAATTGCTTCGTCTCAGAATTACCCAACGGTCAGATTCACAACCCATCTCTACACCACTGGAAGCTACCAAAATTTCATTACCTCTTTACGAAACAATTTACGTAGTGTAACTCAGAGCCACGGAATACCAGTTCTTCGAAAACCATCCCAAGTAACCTCTCAGAATAAATTTCTTCTGGTGGAACTCATTAATTATGATTCCAAACGTTCAATCACATTAGCATTATATGTTGTTGATGTGTATGTTATTGGGTATAAATCTGAAGGTAATTCATTCTTTCTAAAAGATTCTCCAAAAGGATCAGAAGATCTCCTTTTTGCTGGAAAAGAGAAAGTTAGACTGCAACTCGATTCAACTTATGCTAAGTTAGGCGATAGATCGAAAATTCCGTTAGGAATTGGAGCATTAGCGACGGCCATTGATACACTCCATAATTTTGATGGTAGAAATGTTAATGATGCTTTTCGTCATAGCCTAGTTGTTGTAGCGGAAATGGTTGCAGAGGCGACGCGATTCAAATTCATCGAGGAATATATTAAGAATAATTTGGAATATGGGTATACTCCAAAAGGAGATACTATTAGCTACGAAAACCAATGGAATTCTCTTTCGGAACAAATTCAGAAATCTGGTTCAGATGGAAAATTCAAAACGAAAGTTCGAGTGCAAAATGAAGACTATTCAATCAAATATGTGTCTAGTGTTGCAGAGGTAAAACCAGATATTGCAATGTTGCTCTATAAAGGAACTGGAGAAACACTTGGAGAAGCAATTTCTGATGAAGAAGGGCTACAAGTTCTTTGA